In Aspergillus oryzae RIB40 DNA, chromosome 6, one genomic interval encodes:
- a CDS encoding MBL fold metallo-hydrolase (predicted protein) codes for MIAEAKKAKGHTDKVAVDLHPDRPDYRGFALGPNIVSFQADPTFEELEAAGGAIQKHDEAHTVLDNFFLISGEIPRQTAYENGIKGGMRFDKEEKDWFSDELISDERFLVCNLKGKGLVLFTGCSHAGVVNCSRHAVESFDGSVPLYAVVGGFHLATSTAADTESTIKDLERLDPAVLLPGHCSGWRAKFVIEKYMPGSLVPCTVGAKVTF; via the exons ATGATAGCTGAGGCCAAAAAAGCCAAAGGCCACACAGACAAAGTGGCGGtagatcttcatcctgacCGTCCCGACTATCGGGGATTCGCCCTGGGTCCAAACATTGTTTCCTTTCAGGCGGATCCTACCTTCGAGGAACTCGAAGCTGCTGGCGGAGCTATCCAAAAGCATGACGAGGCACACACCGTGCTTGACAATTTCTTTCTGATCTCTGGCGAGATTCCCCGCCAGACGGCGTACGAAAACGGTATCAAAGGAGGCATGCGCTTTgataaagaggaaaaggattGGTTTTCTGATGAGCTTATTTCGGATGAACGTTTCCTCGTGTGTAATCTTAAGG GTAAAGGACTCGTCCTGTTCACAGGCTGCAGTCATGCAGGTGTCGTCAATTGCTCACGACATGCGGTGGAAAGCTTCGATGGTTCTGTTCCGCTTTATGCGGTTGTTGGGGGCTTTCATCTTGCCACTAGCACTGCGGCGGACACGGAGAGCACTATCAAAGACCTTGAGAGATTAGACCCTGCTGTTCTGCTGCCGGGGCATTGCTCTGGTTGGAGGGCTAAGTTTGTGATTGAGAAATATATGCCTGGGAGTTTGGTGCCTTGCACTGTGGGTGCGAAGGTTACATTCTAG
- a CDS encoding uncharacterized protein (predicted protein) — protein MHNNVTYIGDMAPSPEHPNHNEPQLTFEEVQQRYGKDARLFVGNLSVNVDQSTLMRDLHEAFRPFGACCVGLKYSRTRQGLQLPGAFVQFEVSHLLCASLNGLQYETNDLQRPEYAQAALSLDQQRELHNRPLRVERAAGQRNRSANGSPPYPQHGPSPQAPYPQMPQQWYPSLQRSSLESISGSYEYPYMAGAPGPYPPVWGEHSYPGQVEANNVPIQEQASGGQVERQQGSTAAIWNGPLIVDGSCWADKRRK, from the exons ATGCATAACAACGTCACCTATATCGGCGACATGGCCCCCTCCCCCGAGCATCCCAACCATAACGAACCTCAACTCACATTCGAAGAGGTTCAACAACGTTATGGTAAAGATGCCCGACTCTTCGTCGGAAA TCTTTCGGTCAACGTCGACCAGTCAACGCTCATGCGGGATTTGCATGAAGCATTCAGGCCATTCGGAGCCTGCTGTGTCGGGTTGAAGTACAGCAGGACCAGACAAGGCCTGCAACTTCCTGGGGCGTTCGTCCAATTCGAAGTAAGTCATCTATTGTGTGCTTCTTTAAACGGTCTACAATATGAAACTAACGATCTACAGCGTCCCGAATATGCCCAAGCAGCTCTCAGCTTGGACCAGCAGCGCGAGCTGCATAACCGTCCTCTAAGAGTTGAGAGGGCAGCCGGGCAGA GGAATCGGTCTGCCAATGGGTCCCCGCCCTACCCCCAGCACGGCCCCTCCCCCCAGGCGCCATACCCCCAGATGCCACAACAGTGGTATCCGTCCCTGCAGAGGTCCTCGCTCGAGTCCATCTCGGGTTCCTATGAGTACCCTTATATGGCTGGTGCCCCGGGCCCATATCCACCTGTTTGGGGGGAGCATAGCTACCCTGGGCAGGTGGAGGCCAACAACGTTCCGATTCAGGAACAGGCTTCTGGGGGCCAGGTCGAGCGTCAGCAGGGCTCGACTGCCGCCATTTGGAACGGGCCCTTGATTGTGGATGGGTCCTGTTGGGCAGAcaagaggaggaagtga
- a CDS encoding CIA30 family protein (predicted protein) produces the protein MADRAVGGFSTASLDYVPADPATHSPAHARFHGSISTKLPNNWRVERTGYAAFRNKDRGLWLFGRLFWDMDPYSYLALRVKSDGRRYTVNIQTDSIVETDIHQHRLYTRHHRVQEASDEDLSSHEAAAEESPEVYPSRVPPSLSDVPPESTIMSTSTSTETAGTTGWETILLPLNAFVRTNHGLVVEPQTSILRQRVKSIGIGLTDRVEGPYDLRIHKIWATNGMSEAEIEEERRICGVDALPVDEGVRSGWTRESAQQHTSPQEAPKAKKGLKALRSEWDQ, from the exons ATGGCCGACCGCGCCGTTGGAGGTTTCAGCACCGCCAGTTTAGACTACGTCCCTGCCGACCCGGCGACACATTCGCCCGCACACGCTCGTTTCCACGGCAGTATCTCGACGAAACTACCTAATAACTGGCGCGTAGAGCGCACGG GATACGCGGCGTTCCGTAACAAAGACCGGGGGCTGTGGCTCTTCGGGCGGCTTTTTTGGGATATGGATCCTTACTCGTACCTCGCTTTGCGGGTGAAGTCCGATGGACGTAGGTATACCGTTAATATCCAGACGGATTCGATCGTCGAGACCGATATCCACCAGCACAGACTGTATACTCGGCATCATAGGGTTCAGGAGGCGTCAGATGAGGACCTCTCATCGCAtgaggcggcggcggaggagtcgCCGGAGGTGTATCCAAGCCGTGTACCGCCTTCTCTTTCGGATGTTCCGCCTGAATCGACTATCATGTCGACGTCGACGAGTACGGAGACAGCTGGAACCACAGGTTGGGAGACGATTCTGTTACCGCTTAACGCGTTTGTGCGCACGAACCatggtttggtggttgagCCGCAGACTTCGATCCTGCGGCAGCGGGTGAAGAGTATTGGTATTGGACTTACGGATCGCGTGGAGGGTCCGTATGATTTGCGGATTCATAAGATCTGGGCTACGAATGGTATGAGCGAGGcggagattgaggaggagaggcGGATCTGTGGGGTGGATGCGTTGCCTGTGGATGAGGGTGTTCGGTCTGGCTGGACGCGGGAGTCTGCGCAACAGCATACGAGTCCACAGGAGGCGCcgaaagcgaagaagggATTGAAGGCGTTGCGTTCCGAGTGGGATCAGTAA
- a CDS encoding phosphoribosylaminoimidazolesuccinocarboxamide synthase (phosphoribosylamidoimidazole-succinocarboxamidesynthase), whose amino-acid sequence MGARLTYINSIILLSDCTIAHNLVSFHDLNAGFRTNIHLRLPKQTSDFHTMSSSLSTGSFQTLTFHPDNTVIIQDKIYGEHTISEPVLAELLRCPALLRLAGIGLHGQTDLLGITHTVTRLEHSIGASLLVRKVGGSIGEQVAGLLHDISHTVLSHDVDGALSKPGESYHEVQKSRYIMTTELPRILTKHGFVDLKPFDEELYPLVERPAPHLCADRLDYSLRDAVAFGKLAIEDARRVYDSLTAFPDASSPHRLLVLRDIDLALAYARAYGECDRDVWCNPAHAVMSRKIGQLIGDLVQQGSLKEEVLWNLSDREFWELLKSKVDSKGLETIKHIEAGPHAEDYHRLPRGTKIRTIDPDLLLPGAGQPSPLSFVKPEWAKERQDFIQARQALLASFTVYINGGVSWEQDSIQPQFENNNPIMSEALTNTDLQGALPLIARGKVRDLYDVDEKTLLFVATDRISAYDVIMENGIPEKGILLTLCTKTWFKILSDKIPSLRTHFLTLDLPPQIPESLRPVLQNRSMQVRKLKILPIEAIVRGYITGSAWNEYKKSGTVHGIKVAEGLRESEAFPDGPIYTPSTKAEQGEHDENIHPDQAVAIVGERYASKIASLAVQLYKVAHEYALTRGVIIADTKFEFGLDPETDEVVLADEVLTPDSSRFWPKDSYEIGRGQQSFDKQFLRDWLTSEGLKGKPGVRMTDEIAQKTSAKYREAYERITGETKVPAV is encoded by the exons ATGGGTGCTAGACTCAcatatataaatagtatCATTCTCCTATCCGATT GTACCATCGCACATAATCTTGTCTCATTCCACG ATTTGAATGCGGGGTTCAGAA CCAACATTCATTTACGTCTCCCCAAACAAACATCCGACTTCCAcaccatgtcttcctctttgagCACGGGTTCCTTCCAAACCCTCACTTTTCACCCTGACAACACGGTGATTATACAGGATAAAATCTACGGGGAGCACACCATCTCAGAGCCGGTTCTAGCCGAGCTGCTTCGGTGTCCAGCTCTACTTCGACTCGCGGGCATCGGTCTTCACGGTCAAACCGATCTTCTGGGTATAACCCATACAGTGACTCGACTAGAGCACTCCATAGGCGCGTCGCTATTAGTGCGCAAAGTCGGCGGTAGCATCGGAGAGCAAGTCGCAGGTCTTCTGCACGACATCAGCCACACGGTACTCAGCCATGACGTCGATGGGGCCTTGTCGAAGCCAGGGGAGAGCTATCATGAGGTCCAAAAGTCACGGTATATCATGACCACTGAGTTGCCACGAATACTCACCAAACATGGCTTTGTTGATCTAAAGCCGTTTGATGAAGAGCTTTATCCTCTGGTGGAGAGACCCGCTCCTCATCTCTGCGCTGATCGTCTCGATTACTCTCTACGAGATGCTGTCGCGTTCGGTAAACTTGCGATAGAGGATGCGCGCCGCGTGTATGACTCATTGACAGCATTCCCGGACGCGTCTTCACCACATCGCTTGCTGGTTCTTCGAGACATTGATCTAGCCTTAGCTTATGCTAGGGCCTATGGTGAATGCGATAGGGATGTGTGGTGCAATCCGGCTCATGCCGTCATGTCCAGGAAGATAGGTCAGTTGATTGGGGATCTAGTGCAACAAGGATCgttgaaggaagaggtcCTATGGAATCTATCGGACCGCGAATTTTGGGAGCTCCTGAAAAGTAAAGTTGACTCTAAAGGATTGGAGACGATTAAACACATCGAAGCAGGGCCGCATGCGGAAGATTATCATCGTCTACCTCGTGGTACCAAGATTCGCACAATCGATCCTGATCTGCTCCTCCCGGGTGCTGGGCAACCCTCCCCACTGTCTTTTGTGAAACCTGAATGGGCTAAGGAGAGACAAGACTTCATTCAGGCTCGCCAGGCCTT ACTAGCATCTTTTACTGTCTACATCAACGGCGGCGTGAGCTGGGAACAAGATAGTATTCAGCCACAATTCGAGAACAAT AATCCCATCATGTCTGAAGCTCTGACAAACACCGACCTTCAGGGTGCTCTCCCTCTCATCGCTCGAGGCAAGGTTCGCGACCTGTACGATGTCGACGAGAAGaccctcctcttcgtcgcaACGGACCGCATCTCCGCGTACGATGTGATCATGGAGAAT GGAATCCCCGAGAAAGGCATCCTCCTAACTCTATGCACGAAAACCTGGTTCAAGATCCTCTCCGACAAAATCCCCTCTCTCCGCACCCacttcctcaccctcgaccTCCCGCCTCAGATCCCCGAGTCGTTGCGTCCCGTCCTCCAGAACAGAAGCATGCAGGTGCGCAAGCTGAAGATCCTCCCCATTGAGGCCATCGTCCGCGGTTACATCACCGGTTCCGCCTGGAACGAGTACAAGAAATCCGGCACCGTGCACGGGATCAAGGTCGCCGAGGGTCTGAGGGAGAGCGAGGCCTTCCCTGATGGTCCTATTTACACTCCCAGTACCAAGGCGGAGCAGGGCGAGCATGATGAGAACATTCATCCGGATCAGG CTGTCGCTATTGTTGGTGAACGTTATGCCTCTAAGATCGCCTCTCTTGCGGTTCAGCTTTACAAGGTCGCTCACGAGTATGCCCTTACTCGTGGTGTGATCATTGCCGACACCAAGTTCGAGTTCGGTTTGGATCCTGAGACTGACGAGGTTGTGCTGGCCGACGAGGTCCTCACCCCCGATTCATCGCGTTTCTGGCCTAAGGACTCGTACGAGATCGGTCGTGGACAGCAGAGCTTCGATAAGCAGTTCTTGCGTGACTGGTTGACGAGCGAGGGACTGAAGGGCAAGCCTGGTGTGCGGATGACCGATGAGATTGCGCAGAAGACCAGCGCTAAGTACCGGGAGGCATATGAGCGGATCACTGGTGAGACTAAGGTTCCTGCGGTCTAG
- a CDS encoding ankyrin repeat domain-containing protein (ankyrin repeat), with protein sequence MHLLRLPNELLQLVADNLSTDADLNALIQTHSCYYHLLKTYLFEHNVRYGESSALVWAAAHGHIEIAKKSLRAKADANALSPLHRSIFKLNLCTCPSILLPADHACEWCPTDRRHRSTPIMLAAMNGHKEIVELLVHHGADINRQVGGVCTPILGAIGHGNVDVVEYLLITGVNLDVTLDGFWDYDPLELAAHEGHAEVVKLLLRHGVDPNKSSALALATSMGKLEATRVLLEAGASIERVCTRNQMDALFNAVDRGEATVVGLLIEYGANLESRDSDGMTPLAYAAYFRRPEAAEVLLNHGANIDALSQGLTALSFAIDEGKVPMVKLLLENGADLTITNEPLLLRILKSNRIHNQEADAAIVELLLYHGADPNCCDRKGRTPLFLATVKQKVDIMRVLLARGANPNREDEEIDLLSWAFLKGHEDVVNMLLAY encoded by the coding sequence ATGCACCTCCTCCGACTACCAAACGAGCTCCTACAATTGGTCGCAGACAATCTGTCCACGGACGCAGACCTGAACGCCTTAATCCAAACACACAGTTGCTATTACCACCTGCTGAAAACTTATCTGTTTGAGCACAATGTCCGCTATGGCGAAAGCTCTGCCCTCGTCTGGGCCGCAGCGCACGGCCACATAGAAATAGCAAAAAAGTCACTTCGAGCAAAAGCAGATGCCAACGCCCTGAGTCCTCTCCACCGTTCTATATTCAAGCTCAACTTGTGTACTTGCCCAAGTATCCTCTTGCCCGCTGATCATGCTTGTGAATGGTGCCCAACCGACCGTCGGCACAGGTCAACGCCGATCATGCTTGCGGCAATGAATGGGCACAAGGAGATTGTCGAGCTTTTGGTCCACCACGGCGCCGACATCAATCGCCAGGTCGGCGGGGTATGTACCCCTATACTTGGGGCGATAGGACATGGGAATGTGGATGTTGTGGAGTATTTACTGATCACTGGTGTTAATCTGGATGTCACTCTGGATGGGTTCTGGGACTATGATCCACTCGAGCTCGCAGCGCATGAAGGACATGCAGAGGTGGTGAAATTGCTACTTCGGCATGGAGTTGATCCCAACAAGTCCTCAGCACTCGCGCTTGCCACAAGTATGGGCAAACTGGAGGCAACGCGTGTGCTACTTGAAGCGGGAGCAAGCATCGAGCGAGTATGTACTAGAAACCAGATGGATGCATTGTTCAATGCAGTGGATAGGGGTGAGGCAACAGTAGTCGGCTTGTTGATCGAGTATGGGGCCAACCTTGAAAGCAGAGATAGCGACGGCATGACTCCCCTCGCATATGCTGCCTATTTCAGAAGACCTGAAGCTGCTGAAGTACTTCTTAATCATGGTGCCAACATCGACGCCTTGTCACAGGGCTTGACAGCGTTATCTTTCGCGATCGATGAAGGAAAGGTGCCAATGGTGAAGCTACTACTCGAGAACGGTGCTGATTTGACCATAACCAACGAGCCACTTCTCTTACGTATACTTAAGAGCAATAGAATTCACAACCAGGAAGCGGACGCCGCGATAGTCGAGCTGCTACTATATCACGGGGCTGATCCCAACTGCTGTGACCGGAAAGGAAGGACACCATTGTTCCTTGCGACAGTTAAACAGAAAGTCGATATTATGAGGGTGTTGCTCGCGCGCGGAGCCAATCCAAAtcgagaagacgaggaaattGATTTATTATCGTGGGCCTTTCTAAAAGGTCATGAAGACGTGGTGAATATGTTACTCGCTTATTGA
- a CDS encoding uncharacterized protein (predicted protein) gives MSTECQDAPLDENMVDDSESLGTSSCSSISTEVSEYGMEILNENDIEEIKTRILMALPIHDFIEIQPIRSIIESFTQQQLADIVGKFLELDKLRVNQQSLTTYSMIYCHPSPNLMRFIQRHLTKDVPCPGDERATKVLTFDDIDNGFHKKSKSELIELLEETLSAFHASKLYAVLEEQIQALPEEEREQIHTEARRIFGDLDSMSSGGSGEGW, from the exons ATGAGTACGGAG TGTCAAGATGCGCCCTTAGACGAGAATATGGTCGACGACAGTGAGTCGCTAGGGACATCCTCTTGCTCCTCAATATCTACTGAAGTGAGCGAATATGGCATGGAGATACTGAATGAGAATGATatcgaggagatcaagaCCAGAATCCTCATGGCTCTTCCTATTCACGACTTCATTGAGATCCAACCCATCCGATCCATCATAGAAAGCTTTACGCAGCAACAGTTGGCAGATATTGTTGGGAAGTTCCTGGAGCTCGATAAGCTTAGAGTCAACCAACAAAGCTTGACAACATACAGTATGATATACTGCCACCCTTCACCAAACCTGATGCGTTTTATTCAAAGGCACCTAACGAAAGACGTACCATGTCCTGGCGATGAGAGGGCTACGAAGGTGCTTACATTCGATGACATTGACAATGGTTTCCACAAGAAGAGTAAGTCGGAACTGATAGAGTTGTTGGAAGAGACACTCAGTGCATTCCACGCCTCGAAATTATATGCTGTTCTGGAGGAACAAATCCAAGCGTTgccagaagaggaaagagagcaaaTTCACACTGAAGCGCGCCGGATCTTTGGTGATTTGGACTCCATGAGCTCTGGGGGTAGTGGGGAGGGTTGGTGA
- a CDS encoding Ankyrin and HET domain protein (predicted protein) has translation MTEPKNQTSSTISTQCELRDLYEYEPLPTPTSIRLIKVEGKDQDGTVHVRLKTIDLKDAPWYHAVSYTWGNPHTELPHVQATHETYSQKYPPDYREPIVANGKLLHVSRSAYDILVSVPKDAWAKRCNQRNPKNQLRATIHSACMTNKKEYVEELISAGVDIDVQDEYGRTPLCYAARLGKLEFVELLLAAGADLDILDGNENRAIDHARESGVEEIIKCLEEAEKRVKVHGTSRSWPEGPQMWCWVDQICIDQSNLEERASQVSIMDRIYECASYTLIWLGLEDDYTEVAVETIQKLYSAQGDLIHDNEIIPYRHQPKEVYATAEIPYVSLEEWTALATLFLRPYLRRLWVIQENILSDTCLGYCGKFEVPWRAFCTVAQQIYFRQLVLGRVTSTEFIDINSPVVAIESEIVHLTQWKDRLQNGDQASMPKTLSLENLLFETWTFRATDPRDKIFGLYGLLLKAGPVPWKPDYSKSVAQVYAEATKEIIQNANELRMLSAVLDHSLHNIPDLPSWVPDYSVPFCNMMCANYNAAGTLPQQTIQPSSWNELKVSGVKIDTVLQTGNTTSGPKQMSMFFDARWFELALLLPHPYHNGQTRTEALWRTLCADHKKDGSFPAPGAYGALFRNMLCQLTCVKAEETARAAEQDPNIVVLEAALHHIRQILSKPPISTLSLEEIQRTFGNPDTNLSSPDFQTLTHLLYKLHFLGMVEEDPWTPTIDEIEKSYRRTKWQTWEESSALPGDDIEFHVALRSKHGRRRLFVTEKRYLGLGPASMVDGDEVWVIPSAGAAFVLRPVDRGIFRLVGEAYVHGVMDGEVVGECDVKLSSICLV, from the coding sequence ATGACAGAGCCAAAGAACCAAACCAGCTCTACGATTTCCACCCAATGCGAGCTCAGAGATCTGTACGAATATGAACCACTGCCAACCCCCACATCCATCAGACTCATAAAAGTGGAAGGCAAAGACCAAGACGGGACAGTCCACGTACGACTAAAGACCATCGACCTGAAAGACGCTCCCTGGTACCACGCCGTCTCATACACCTGGGGAAACCCACATACCGAGCTGCCCCACGTTCAAGCAACTCATGAAACCTATTCTCAGAAGTACCCACCTGACTATCGAGAACCTATAGTGGCAAACGGGAAGCTTCTACATGTCAGCCGAAGCGCATATGACATCCTAGTTTCCGTGCCGAAGGACGCATGGGCAAAGCGGTGCAACCAGAGAAATCCCAAGAACCAACTTCGCGCTACTATTCATTCAGCCTGTATGACGAACAAGAAAGAGTACGTCGAGGAGTTGATCTCTGCTGGGGTTGATATCGATGTTCAAGATGAATATGGTCGAACTCCGCTGTGCTATGCTGCGAGGCTTGGGAAGCTTGAGTTCGTGGAACTcttgcttgctgctggtgctgatcTCGATATTCTTGATGGGAATGAGAATCGGGCTATTGATCATGCTCGGGAAAgtggggtggaggagattatTAAATGCCttgaagaggccgagaaaAGAGTTAAGGTGCATGGCACTTCCAGGTCATGGCCCGAGGGCCCTCAGATGTGGTGTTGGGTCGACCAGATCTGTATTGATCAAAGCAATCTCGAAGAGAGAGCTTCACAAGTGTCAATCATGGACCGGATCTACGAATGTGCTTCTTACACTCTCATATGGCTCGGGCTAGAAGACGACTATACCGAGGTTGCTGTCGAGACGATTCAAAAACTGTATTCGGCGCAAGGAGATCTTATTCATGACAATGAAATCATTCCTTACAGGCACCAACCCAAGGAGGTATATGCCACAGCTGAGATTCCATATGTTTCTCTAGAAGAGTGGACGGCTCTTGCTACGCTTTTTCTACGGCCATATCTAAGAAGACTGTGGGTTATACAAGAGAACATTCTATCGGACACATGTCTCGGATACTGTGGTAAATTCGAGGTCCCATGGCGGGCATTCTGCACAGTTGCCCAACAAATCTACTTCCGACAGCTTGTCTTGGGGAGAGTTACTTCAACCGAGTTCATCGACATCAACAGTCCCGTGGTGGCCATAGAGAGTGAAATCGTGCACCTTACTCAATGGAAAGATCGTCTACAGAACGGCGATCAAGCTTCCATGCCCAAAACCCTCTCATTAGAGAACCTGCTCTTCGAAACCTGGACCTTCCGCGCCACAGACCCAAGAGACAAGATATTTGGTCTCTACGGTCTTCTACTCAAAGCCGGACCTGTCCCCTGGAAACCAGACTACTCCAAATCAGTAGCCCAAGTCTACGCAGAGGCTACAAAAGAAATAATCCAGAACGCCAATGAACTACGCATGCTCTCCGCCGTTCTCGATCATTCACTCCACAACATCCCCGACCTCCCATCATGGGTCCCAGACTACAGCGTCCCATTCTGCAACATGATGTGCGCCAATTACAACGCTGCCGGAACCCTTCCTCAGCAGACCATCCAACCCAGCTCTTGGAATGAACTCAAAGTATCCGGAGTGAAAATCGACACCGTCCTACAAACAGGAAACACAACTTCCGGTCCCAAACAAATGTCCATGTTCTTCGACGCACGCTGGTTCGAGCTCGCCTTGCTCCTCCCACATCCTTATCACAACGGCCAGACCAGAACCGAGGCATTGTGGCGCACATTATGCGCGGACCACAAGAAAGACGGCTCATTCCCGGCCCCTGGCGCATATGGAGCCCTTTTCCGAAACATGCTGTGTCAACTTACCTGTGTTAAAGCAGAAGAAACGGCCAGAGCCGCCGAACAAGACCCAAATATAGTAGTACTCGAAGCCGCTCTCCACCACATCCGACAAATCCTATCAAAACCACCAATATCAACCCTCTCACTCGAAGAAATCCAACGTACCTTCGGAAACCCAGATACAAACCTCAGCAGCCCGGATTTCCAGACCCTAACCCATCTTCTCTACAAACTCCATTTCCTGGGtatggtggaggaagatcCCTGGACGCCAACCATCGATGAAATCGAGAAATCTTACCGAAGAACTAAATGGCAGACATGGGAAGAAAGCAGTGCACTTCCTGGTGATGACATTGAATTCCACGTGGCGCTTAGAAGTAAGCATGGTAGACGGCGTCTGTTTGTAACCGAGAAGAGGTACCTGGGGCTTGGTCCTGCGTCGATGGTTGATGGGGACGAGGTCTGGGTTATTCCTAGTGCTGGTGCTGCTTTCGTGCTGAGACCGGTTGATAGGGGCATATTCAGGTTGGTTGGTGAAGCGTATGTACATGGGGTTATGGATGGGGAGGTTGTTGGGGAGTGTGATGTGAAGCTTTCTAGTATTTGTCTTGTTTAG
- a CDS encoding GMC family oxidoreductase (glucose dehydrogenase/choline dehydrogenase/mandelonitrile lyase (GMC oxidoreductase family)), giving the protein MSAQVNNNQYDFIVVGGGTAGNAIAGRLSENPSVRVLVVEAGIANPGQIDDITTPSKAFGLRGSQYDWAYKTTMIKRDDYERIEKPNTRGKALGGSSCANYFTWIPGSKATFDDWYEFGGSDWTWDNCVEYLRKCATYHDDEKLYPTDLNKIGTGGPVQISHAELVPELETFRNALTTAWTSRGEPLSEDIYSGEMHGLTHCVDTIYKGERQGSWLYLENKPNVTILSQVHSKRLIIDRTTQTCTGVTVVDPTNGAELNLYATREVIVSQGVFETPKLLLLSGIGPAAELNKHGIDVVVDSPHVGKNLLDHPIVPFVLRLKDGVALDDHIHRAGPANEAAVAAYRRDKTGPAASGFLELVGFPRIDERLNRYPAYREAKAANGGLDPFGPGGQPHFELDFVGLFSSAFQWHYPVPPSGSYMTVIVDLLRPVSEGGEVTLNSTDPLQQPNINLNFFADDLDVLAMREGVRWTYDVLTKGEGFKDLVLEEYPWNMPLDSDEAMNKAVLDRSQTGFHPCGTARLSKNVQQGVVDNKLRVHGIKNLRIADASIMPVIPDCRIQNSVYMIGEKGADIIKAQYRELYEQKNIPYFSSKL; this is encoded by the exons ATGAGTGCCcaagtcaacaacaaccaataCGACTTCATCGTCGTTGGAGGTGGCACCGCTGGCAATGCTATTGCTGGTCGCCTTTCCGAGAACCCCAGCGTTCGTGTTCTCGTCGTCGAAGCTGGTATCGCCAACCCTGGCCAGATCGATGACATCACCACTCCTTCCAAGGCTTTCGGACTCCGTGGAAGCCAGTATGATTGGGCCTACAAGACTACCATGATCAAGCGTGACGACTACGAGCGTATTGAAAAGCCTAACACTCGTGGTAAAGCTCTTGGTGGTAGCTCTTGTGCCAACTACTTTACCTGGATCCCCGGATCTAAGGCCACTTTTGATGACTGGTACGAGTTCGGTGGCAGTGACTGGACCTGGGACAACTGTGTGGAGTACCTCCGCAAGTGTGCTACCTAccacgatgatgagaagCTCTACCCCACCGATCTGAACAAGATCGGTACCGGTGGACCTGTCCAGATCTCCCACGCCGAGCTTGTTCCTGAGCTCGAGACCTTCCGTAATGCCCTCACCACTGCCTGGACCTCTAGGGGCGAGCCGCTTTCCGAGGACATTTACTCCGGTGAAATGCACGGTCTTACCCACTGTGTCGACACGATCTACAAGGGTGAGCGCCAAGGTAGTTGGCTGTACCTCGAGAACAAGCCGAACGTCACTATCCTGTCTCAGGTCCACTCCAAGCGCCTCATCATCGACCGCACGACTCAGACCTGTACCGGTGTGACTGTTGTCGACCCCACCAATGGTGCTGAGCTCAACCTCTATGCTACTCGCGAAGTCATTGTCTCTCAGGGTGTGTTCGAGACTCCCAAGCTCCTGCTTCTGAGTGGTATTGGTCCTGCTGCTGAGCTGAACAAGCACGGCATCGACGTGGTTGTTGACTCTCCCCATGTTGGTAAGAACCTCCTCGACCACCCTATTGTGCCCTTCGTCCTGCGTCTCAAGGACGGTGTTGCCCTTGATGATCACATCCACCGTGCTGGACCAGCCAATgaggctgctgttgctgcctACCGCCGCGACAAGACTGGTCCGGCAGCTTCCGGTTTCCTGGAGCTGGTTGGATTCCCTCGTATCGATGAGCGCCTGAACCGCTACCCCGCCTACCGCGAGGCTAAGGCTGCTAACGGTGGCCTTGACCCCTTCGGTCCTGGTGGCCAGCCCCACTTCGAACTCGACTTCGTTGGACTCTTCAGCTCTGCATTCCAGTGGCATTACCCTGTGCCCCCGTCTGGTAGCTACATGACCGTCATTGTCGATCTCCTTCGCCCCGTGTCTGAGGGTGGTGAGGTTACCCTGAACAGCACGGACCCTCTCCAGCAGCCCAACATCAACCTGAACTTCTTTGCCGACGACCTCGACGTCTTGGCCATGCGTGAGGGTGTCAGGTGGACTTACGATGTCCTCACCAAGGGCGAGGGCTTCAAGGATCTCGTTCTTGAGGAGTATCCTTGGAACATGCCTCTCGACTCGGACGAGGCCATGAACAAGGCTGTCCTGGACCGCAGTCAGACTGGATTCC ACCCTTGTGGTACCGCCCGTCTGTCGAAGAACGTCCAACAGGGTGTCGTTGACAACAAGCTGCGGGTGCATGGCATCAAGAACCTCCGCATTGCCGATGCCTCGATCATGCCTGTCATCCCTGACTGCCGTATCCAGAACTCGGTCTACATGATCGGTGAAAAG GGTGCCGATATCATCAAGGCCCAGTACCGGGAATTGTatgagcagaagaacatTCCCTACTTCTCTAGCAAGCTGTGA